One window from the genome of Campylobacter concisus encodes:
- a CDS encoding helix-turn-helix domain-containing protein: MINLDKKYGTSKISQKEKQVSVEFFKQSSGISYLKSEILCNGRIKRDRHKSKKYLFLMFNEDKNDLCFKLDRKEYILNKDEFCIGLVNDDFKGAFEYQNKFYKTKTLLFDESYANKLEIFAGLRFDDKFELLKYKKDLAQICVLNELDTTNLYEGAMREIFTESKILELIYKSKIRKESEISLSRDEEKTLLKAKTILLSRMQNPPSIKELAHLCGTNDFWLKKNFKLFFKDTIYQLLAKERLKLAFTLLEQNDISIKEAANIVGYANTAHFAKIFKINFGFLPSKLLKTKSYF, encoded by the coding sequence ATGATAAATTTAGACAAAAAATATGGAACGAGCAAAATATCTCAAAAGGAAAAACAAGTAAGCGTGGAGTTTTTCAAGCAAAGCAGTGGCATCAGCTATCTAAAAAGTGAAATTTTATGTAATGGTAGGATAAAAAGAGATCGTCACAAGTCTAAAAAATATCTATTTTTAATGTTTAATGAGGATAAAAACGATCTTTGCTTTAAGCTTGATAGAAAAGAGTATATTTTAAACAAAGATGAATTTTGCATTGGGCTTGTTAATGATGATTTTAAAGGCGCCTTTGAGTATCAAAATAAATTTTATAAGACTAAAACACTACTTTTTGACGAAAGCTACGCAAATAAGCTTGAGATATTTGCTGGGCTTAGATTTGATGATAAATTTGAGCTATTAAAATACAAAAAAGATTTAGCTCAAATTTGCGTTTTAAATGAACTTGATACGACAAATTTATATGAAGGCGCGATGAGGGAAATTTTTACCGAGTCAAAAATTTTAGAGCTTATCTATAAAAGTAAAATACGAAAAGAGAGCGAAATTTCACTTAGCAGAGATGAAGAAAAGACTCTTTTAAAAGCTAAAACGATCTTATTAAGCCGTATGCAAAATCCTCCAAGCATCAAAGAGTTAGCTCATCTTTGTGGCACAAATGACTTTTGGCTAAAGAAAAATTTTAAGCTATTTTTCAAAGATACGATCTATCAGCTCTTAGCAAAAGAGCGCCTAAAGCTAGCTTTTACTCTTTTAGAGCAAAACGATATCAGTATAAAAGAAGCCGCAAATATCGTAGGCTACGCAAATACTGCACATTTTGCAAAAATTTTTAAGATAAATTTTGGCTTTTTACCAAGCAAACTCTTAAAGACCAAAAGCTACTTTTAA
- the hemW gene encoding radical SAM family heme chaperone HemW, translating to MQVYIHVPFCESKCPYCAFGSSDDEFNKVSAYFKAFCLDLNFQLKSQNVKEISTIFFGGGTPSAVNAKLYDEIFSILTPLCTRETEITLEANPNSASLTWLKHVKNLGANRISFGAQSFFEDKLKFLGRIHSREQIFKAVENAQTAGFSNINLDLIYDTKFDTKKRLLAETENLKSLAITHLSAYSLTLEENTPFAGKKSYKKDSDTLAKFMIEQIKRAGFGQYEISNFGQICKHNLGYWQGKNYLGVGAFSVGFVDGTRYYAKNSIDAYISQPTYRKKEILSQSELVREHIFLGLRSIVGVEAGRLSEAQKKKANLLVENEKLLFKNGKFYNPNFLLSDEIALFIEG from the coding sequence TTGCAAGTTTATATCCACGTGCCATTTTGTGAAAGCAAGTGTCCTTATTGCGCTTTTGGCTCAAGTGACGACGAATTTAACAAGGTTAGCGCCTATTTTAAGGCATTTTGCCTTGATCTAAATTTTCAGCTAAAAAGCCAAAACGTAAAAGAAATCTCAACCATCTTTTTTGGTGGCGGCACACCAAGCGCAGTAAATGCTAAGCTTTATGATGAAATTTTTAGCATTTTAACGCCTCTTTGCACGCGAGAAACCGAGATCACACTTGAAGCAAACCCAAACTCAGCAAGTCTTACTTGGCTAAAGCATGTTAAAAATTTAGGCGCAAATCGCATAAGCTTTGGCGCTCAAAGTTTTTTTGAAGATAAGCTAAAATTTCTTGGGCGCATTCACAGCAGGGAGCAAATTTTTAAAGCAGTTGAAAATGCCCAGACAGCTGGCTTTAGCAATATAAATTTAGACCTCATCTACGACACCAAATTTGACACTAAAAAGCGCCTTTTGGCTGAAACTGAAAATTTAAAAAGTCTTGCTATCACGCATCTAAGCGCCTACTCGCTCACTCTTGAAGAAAACACCCCATTTGCTGGTAAAAAAAGTTATAAAAAAGATAGCGACACTTTGGCTAAATTTATGATAGAGCAGATCAAGCGAGCTGGCTTTGGGCAGTATGAAATTTCAAATTTCGGCCAAATTTGCAAGCACAATCTTGGCTACTGGCAAGGCAAAAACTATCTTGGCGTGGGCGCTTTTAGCGTGGGCTTCGTGGATGGCACGAGATACTACGCCAAAAATAGCATAGATGCCTACATCTCACAACCAACTTACAGAAAAAAAGAAATTTTAAGTCAAAGCGAGCTAGTAAGAGAGCATATATTTTTAGGGCTTAGAAGCATAGTTGGCGTGGAGGCTGGACGATTAAGTGAGGCTCAGAAAAAAAAGGCGAATCTACTTGTAGAAAATGAAAAACTACTCTTTAAAAATGGTAAATTTTACAATCCAAATTTCTTACTAAGCGACGAGATCGCACTCTTTATCGAGGGCTAA